A region of Pyxidicoccus parkwaysis DNA encodes the following proteins:
- a CDS encoding isoprenylcysteine carboxyl methyltransferase family protein: protein MVTFPQAVFLGFMALLVVERLVELVLSKRNADRAFARGGVETGQGHYRFMVVFHTLFLGACVAEVLVLRTPFPGAWGWAALGGAVAAQALRYWAIGTLGDRWNSRIIVVPELPPVTGGPYRFLRHPNYVAVVLELACVPLIHGAWRTAFIFSVGNAVLLFVRIRAEEAALGDAYARAFAHRPRFIPEVPRE from the coding sequence ATGGTGACGTTCCCCCAAGCCGTCTTCCTGGGCTTCATGGCGCTGCTCGTGGTGGAGCGGCTGGTGGAGCTGGTGCTCTCCAAGCGCAACGCGGACCGGGCCTTCGCTCGGGGCGGCGTGGAGACGGGGCAGGGGCACTACCGCTTCATGGTGGTGTTCCACACGCTGTTCCTCGGCGCGTGCGTGGCGGAGGTGCTCGTCCTCCGGACGCCCTTCCCGGGCGCGTGGGGCTGGGCGGCGCTGGGCGGAGCGGTGGCGGCGCAGGCCTTGCGGTACTGGGCCATCGGCACGCTGGGGGACCGGTGGAACTCGCGCATCATCGTGGTGCCGGAGCTGCCGCCGGTGACGGGTGGGCCCTACCGGTTCCTGCGTCACCCCAACTACGTGGCGGTGGTGCTGGAGCTGGCGTGTGTGCCGCTCATCCACGGCGCGTGGCGGACGGCCTTCATCTTCTCGGTGGGAAACGCGGTGCTGCTCTTCGTGCGGATTCGCGCGGAGGAGGCGGCGCTCGGCGACGCGTACGCGCGCGCGTTTGCCCACCGTCCCCGCTTCATCCCGGAGGTACCCCGTGAATGA
- a CDS encoding type III polyketide synthase: protein MHSSTPGQDSSPFIRAVGRALPPHYATQEQLIAAFRELWATRHFNIERLEDLHRAVQVGGRHLALPIEAYPPLVTFQQRNDAWVREATALSETVVRQALDKAELTPADVDHVFFITVTGIATPSIEARVANRVRFREDFKRTPLFGLGCVAGASGVARAADYLRAFPKHTALVIATELCSLTLQREDLSIPNIIASGLFGDGAACAVLRGAEAPGVKGPRVVASRSVFYPDTERVMGWDVVDTGFKVVLSAKVPVLVKDHIRGNVDAFLAEHGLAREDVRHWVAHTGGPKVLKAFEEALELESSTLERSWASLREVGNLSSASVLFVLGETLENAGALPGDWGLVMAMGPGFCAEMVLLRW from the coding sequence ATGCACAGCAGCACTCCCGGCCAGGACAGCTCGCCCTTCATTCGCGCGGTAGGTCGTGCCCTTCCTCCGCACTACGCCACGCAGGAGCAGCTCATCGCGGCCTTCCGCGAGCTGTGGGCGACGCGGCACTTCAACATCGAGCGGCTGGAGGATTTGCACCGCGCCGTGCAGGTGGGCGGCCGGCACCTCGCGCTTCCCATTGAAGCGTACCCGCCGCTCGTCACCTTCCAGCAGCGCAACGACGCCTGGGTTCGCGAGGCCACGGCGCTGAGCGAGACGGTGGTGCGGCAGGCGCTGGACAAGGCGGAGCTCACCCCGGCGGACGTGGACCACGTCTTCTTCATCACCGTCACCGGCATCGCCACGCCCAGCATCGAGGCGCGCGTGGCCAACCGCGTGCGCTTCCGCGAGGACTTCAAGCGCACGCCCCTCTTCGGCCTGGGGTGCGTGGCGGGAGCCTCGGGAGTCGCACGCGCCGCGGACTACCTGCGCGCCTTCCCGAAGCACACCGCGCTCGTCATCGCCACGGAGCTGTGCTCGCTGACGCTGCAGCGCGAGGACCTGTCCATTCCCAACATCATCGCCTCGGGCCTCTTCGGCGACGGCGCGGCGTGCGCGGTGCTGCGCGGCGCCGAGGCGCCCGGTGTGAAGGGCCCGCGCGTGGTGGCCTCGCGCTCCGTCTTCTACCCGGACACCGAGCGCGTCATGGGCTGGGACGTGGTGGACACGGGCTTCAAGGTGGTGCTGTCCGCCAAGGTGCCGGTGCTGGTGAAGGACCACATCCGCGGCAACGTGGACGCCTTCCTCGCGGAGCATGGCCTGGCTCGCGAGGACGTGCGGCACTGGGTGGCGCACACCGGCGGGCCCAAGGTGCTGAAGGCCTTCGAGGAGGCGCTGGAGCTGGAGTCGTCCACGCTGGAGCGCTCGTGGGCGTCGCTGCGCGAGGTGGGCAACCTGTCCTCGGCGTCGGTGCTCTTCGTGCTGGGCGAGACGCTGGAGAACGCCGGGGCGCTTCCGGGTGACTGGGGCCTGGTGATGGCGATGGGCCCGGGCTTCTGCGCGGAGATGGTGCTCTTGCGATGGTGA
- a CDS encoding TIGR02996 domain-containing protein has protein sequence MPKKHVSKEAALTEAVASGEWNTVLTVLLDSWRAAPHRELADRIVSVGAKVAGGRALSGEWEAVAKKPDAAVLSVLLDTLLDKGSVKARARLEALEEWPEDPRIDRWVAERYADPPFTSTGARPFWTRLLPLARRIRDARAAETLTRARKGYDRGIAHEDFLASHLDRIRSELDAATDIALSTVLSQALPEMDAALRSEAEAAKPARTGDVETLLAQVLAKPEDDEARAVLADVLQETGHPRGELIALQLEATRRPLTPAEVKRERQLIKTARKELLGPLDDVLKPDCTFSRGFLSRAALKQGNARALESAIEKTVGHPLWATVEHLEGKGDYDITTHEVMKSLRSLAHSSVGLEQLARMPKLEALVDDGASDDWHDLAKATDAFPRLRELDLELYLRQALEFLQSPLVARLERLHVRLSLPGNDPSSTESAHALLARVPKLKVPDLTLRMVRYTTKDWGSGYHFVQDAAGRLSVRVFTTQMNEPHERLVQADVLRGLEQIAKLQPSSFVVTHQLRTGLRTAVEQRARELGATLEG, from the coding sequence ATGCCGAAGAAGCACGTGTCGAAGGAAGCCGCCCTCACGGAGGCCGTGGCCAGCGGTGAGTGGAACACCGTGCTCACGGTGCTGCTCGACTCCTGGCGGGCCGCACCGCACCGGGAGCTCGCGGACCGCATCGTGTCCGTGGGCGCGAAGGTCGCGGGAGGACGCGCGCTGTCCGGTGAGTGGGAGGCCGTCGCCAAGAAGCCGGACGCCGCCGTGCTGTCGGTGTTGCTCGACACGCTCCTCGACAAGGGCTCGGTCAAGGCGCGTGCGCGCCTGGAGGCGCTCGAAGAATGGCCCGAGGACCCACGCATCGACCGGTGGGTGGCTGAGCGCTACGCGGACCCGCCCTTCACCAGTACCGGTGCCCGTCCCTTCTGGACACGGCTGTTGCCGCTCGCTCGCCGCATCCGCGATGCGCGGGCCGCGGAGACACTCACGCGGGCTCGCAAGGGCTACGACCGGGGGATTGCGCACGAGGACTTCCTCGCCTCCCACCTCGACCGCATCCGCTCCGAGCTGGACGCCGCAACCGACATCGCGCTCTCCACCGTGCTGAGCCAGGCACTGCCGGAAATGGACGCCGCGCTCCGCTCGGAGGCCGAGGCCGCGAAGCCGGCTCGCACTGGCGATGTCGAGACACTGCTGGCGCAGGTGCTCGCGAAGCCGGAGGACGATGAGGCTCGCGCGGTGCTCGCGGACGTGCTGCAGGAGACGGGACATCCTCGCGGTGAGCTCATCGCCCTCCAGCTCGAAGCGACCCGCCGCCCGCTCACTCCCGCCGAGGTGAAGCGCGAGCGGCAGCTCATCAAGACGGCTCGCAAGGAGCTGCTCGGGCCGCTCGATGACGTGCTGAAGCCTGACTGCACCTTCTCCCGTGGATTCCTGTCACGCGCGGCGCTGAAGCAGGGCAATGCGCGCGCACTCGAGAGCGCCATCGAGAAGACCGTGGGCCACCCGCTGTGGGCCACCGTCGAGCACCTCGAAGGAAAGGGCGACTACGACATCACCACGCACGAGGTGATGAAGTCGCTGCGCTCGCTCGCCCATTCCAGCGTCGGCCTCGAGCAACTAGCCCGGATGCCGAAGCTGGAGGCGCTCGTCGACGATGGCGCCTCCGACGACTGGCACGACCTCGCGAAGGCCACGGACGCCTTTCCACGGCTCCGCGAGCTCGACCTCGAGCTCTACCTGCGTCAGGCGCTCGAATTCCTCCAGTCGCCCCTCGTCGCGCGTCTGGAACGACTCCACGTGAGGCTGTCCCTCCCGGGCAATGACCCATCCAGCACCGAGTCCGCGCACGCCCTTCTCGCACGGGTGCCGAAGCTGAAGGTCCCCGACCTCACCCTCCGCATGGTCCGCTACACCACGAAGGATTGGGGCAGCGGCTACCACTTCGTACAGGATGCTGCTGGCAGGCTCTCGGTCCGCGTCTTCACCACGCAGATGAATGAACCGCACGAGCGGCTCGTGCAGGCCGATGTCCTGCGAGGCCTGGAGCAGATTGCGAAGCTCCAACCCTCGAGCTTCGTGGTGACCCATCAACTGCGCACCGGACTCCGGACGGCCGTCGAGCAACGGGCACGCGAGCTCGGGGCCACGCTCGAAGGCTGA
- a CDS encoding S8 family peptidase — protein sequence MTFVSRVPGLGALAVSLFLAACGGEAPTPPEAPSTQAPAPLKEAKRRFVPGRVIVKFRDSAEASLRTSSPTVPGFRAQDVKALSGGARLWSLEPEQKRVGASIAEEEADLLAAIEALRKDPRVEYAHEDLYMEYFAVPSDPLYSQQWHYPLINLPTAWSSVTGSVKIAVLDTGRLDHPDLSGKWTAGQDFGDNDADPTDDDTYHHGLHVAGILAARANNGIGGAGVCWGCQLMPVKVSNNNAPVMSNVGNAIRWAADNGARVINMSFGTGSATAPCSGYAYMQSAVDYAVQRNVVVVAAAGNDAMDTANVTPASCNGVIAVAAVGRDGQLATYSNRGGRVDVAAPGGGSPFYGDGINCPVDGTTYSGTDGAVSTWAAYKAGTTLQSSDYCYRYLSGTSMASPHVAGLAALILSQRPSMTPAQVIARLKSTATPLLCKSCGSGLINAGAAIYPPLPTKPAKGNWYNPARSGNGLDIQSIAVDALALTWFTYTSAGEPIWYSSNLTAETGVWAGDLYESTWNGVSASATKVGTAKLTLSSGQWRFAWTKGTLSGSEPVQPLVFGSGTTVMNLSGNWFNAQEAGWGILFDSRGTVHVANVAIYKGSRATWLQGVVDSASTSLSFPLSYVTGINLCPGCTGTPSTSAQSAGTLNVSSHAGVPTTASASMQASFPGGTWNRSAFTLSRLTGP from the coding sequence ATGACGTTCGTGTCTCGCGTGCCAGGGCTCGGTGCCCTGGCCGTGTCGCTGTTCCTCGCCGCGTGCGGCGGTGAGGCTCCCACCCCGCCCGAAGCTCCGTCGACTCAAGCCCCCGCCCCGTTGAAGGAGGCGAAGCGCCGCTTCGTTCCGGGCCGCGTCATCGTGAAGTTCCGGGACTCCGCCGAGGCGAGCCTGCGCACCTCGTCACCCACGGTGCCTGGCTTCCGCGCGCAGGACGTGAAGGCCCTGTCCGGCGGGGCACGGCTCTGGTCACTGGAGCCGGAGCAGAAGCGCGTGGGCGCCTCCATCGCCGAGGAGGAAGCGGACCTGCTCGCCGCAATCGAAGCGCTGCGCAAGGACCCGCGCGTCGAGTACGCGCACGAGGACCTCTACATGGAGTACTTCGCGGTGCCGAGCGACCCGCTGTACTCGCAGCAGTGGCACTACCCGCTCATCAACCTGCCCACGGCGTGGAGCAGCGTCACGGGCTCGGTGAAAATCGCCGTGCTGGACACGGGCCGGTTGGACCACCCGGACCTCAGCGGGAAGTGGACGGCGGGCCAAGACTTCGGTGACAACGACGCGGACCCGACGGACGACGACACGTACCACCACGGCCTGCACGTGGCCGGCATCCTCGCGGCGAGGGCGAACAACGGCATCGGCGGCGCTGGCGTCTGCTGGGGTTGCCAGCTCATGCCCGTCAAGGTGTCCAACAACAACGCGCCCGTGATGAGCAACGTGGGCAACGCCATCCGGTGGGCCGCGGACAACGGCGCGCGCGTCATCAACATGAGCTTCGGGACGGGCAGCGCGACGGCGCCCTGCTCGGGCTATGCGTACATGCAGAGCGCGGTGGACTACGCCGTGCAGAGGAACGTGGTGGTGGTCGCCGCCGCGGGCAACGACGCGATGGACACGGCCAACGTGACGCCTGCCTCGTGCAACGGCGTCATCGCCGTGGCCGCCGTCGGGAGGGACGGGCAGCTCGCGACCTACAGCAACCGGGGCGGGCGGGTGGACGTCGCCGCGCCGGGCGGTGGCTCCCCGTTCTATGGCGACGGCATCAACTGCCCGGTGGATGGGACGACGTACAGCGGCACCGACGGCGCCGTGTCCACGTGGGCGGCGTACAAGGCGGGCACCACGCTCCAGTCCTCGGACTACTGCTACCGCTACCTGAGTGGGACGTCCATGGCCTCGCCGCACGTCGCGGGCCTCGCGGCGCTCATCCTGTCGCAGCGCCCCTCCATGACGCCCGCGCAAGTCATCGCCCGCCTCAAGAGCACCGCCACGCCGCTGCTGTGCAAGTCGTGCGGCTCGGGCCTCATCAACGCGGGCGCCGCCATCTACCCTCCACTGCCGACGAAGCCCGCCAAGGGCAACTGGTACAACCCGGCACGCAGCGGCAACGGGCTCGACATCCAGTCCATCGCCGTGGATGCGCTCGCGCTCACGTGGTTCACCTATACCTCGGCCGGAGAGCCCATCTGGTACTCGAGCAACCTCACCGCCGAGACGGGCGTGTGGGCAGGTGACCTCTACGAGTCGACGTGGAATGGCGTGAGTGCGTCCGCCACGAAGGTGGGGACGGCGAAGCTCACGCTCAGCAGCGGGCAGTGGCGGTTCGCCTGGACGAAGGGGACGCTGTCGGGCAGCGAGCCCGTTCAACCGCTCGTCTTCGGTAGCGGCACCACCGTGATGAACCTGAGCGGCAACTGGTTCAACGCGCAGGAGGCCGGCTGGGGCATCCTCTTCGACTCGCGGGGCACGGTGCACGTGGCCAACGTCGCCATCTACAAGGGCAGCCGCGCCACGTGGCTGCAGGGTGTGGTGGACAGTGCCTCGACGTCGCTCTCGTTCCCGTTGAGCTACGTGACGGGTATCAACCTGTGCCCGGGCTGCACGGGGACACCCTCCACGTCGGCGCAGTCCGCGGGCACGCTCAACGTCAGCAGTCATGCCGGCGTGCCCACGACGGCGTCGGCATCCATGCAGGCGAGCTTCCCGGGCGGTACGTGGAACCGCTCGGCCTTCACGTTGAGCCGCCTGACGGGCCCGTAG
- the glgC gene encoding glucose-1-phosphate adenylyltransferase has product MATRILGMVLAGGQGTRLAPLTLRRSKPAVPFGSKFRIIDFALNNFINSGIFAVYVLTQFKAQSLTEHIQRGWRFGSVMLSDYFITLVPAQMYLYEELGPVWYRGTADAIYQNMHLVENHRPEHLAIFSGDHIYKMNVAHMLELHESQRADITIAAYPTPLADAHRFGVMQVDERGRVTEFHEKPKDPKPIPGRPDTALASMGNYIFRSKVLAELLEVDAKTEGSQHDFGKDVLPRALRDGYHIQTYDFAKNPIPGQTGPNTYWRDVGTLDAYHEASMDLVSVNPEFDIFNAEWPLRTGHEYSPPAKFVHESGERVGRALNSMVAGGCIVSGGVVRESILFRRVRVNSYAKVERSVIFDEVDIGRHAQVKNTIIDKGVRVPPNARIGFDLEADKARGFTVTDSGIVVVPKGYRFE; this is encoded by the coding sequence ATGGCCACGCGCATTCTCGGGATGGTCCTCGCAGGCGGGCAGGGAACGCGGCTGGCGCCGCTCACGCTGCGGCGTTCGAAGCCGGCGGTGCCCTTCGGCTCGAAGTTCCGCATCATCGACTTCGCCCTCAACAACTTCATCAACTCGGGCATCTTCGCCGTCTACGTGCTGACGCAGTTCAAGGCGCAGTCGCTGACGGAGCACATCCAGCGCGGGTGGCGCTTCGGCTCGGTGATGCTGTCGGACTACTTCATCACGCTCGTGCCGGCGCAGATGTACCTGTACGAGGAATTGGGGCCCGTCTGGTACCGGGGCACGGCGGACGCCATCTACCAGAACATGCACCTGGTGGAGAACCACCGCCCCGAGCACCTCGCCATCTTCTCCGGCGACCACATCTACAAGATGAACGTGGCGCACATGCTGGAGCTGCACGAGTCCCAGCGCGCCGACATCACCATCGCCGCGTACCCCACGCCGCTCGCGGACGCGCACCGCTTCGGCGTCATGCAGGTGGACGAGCGCGGCCGCGTGACGGAGTTCCACGAGAAGCCCAAGGACCCCAAGCCCATCCCCGGCCGGCCCGACACGGCGCTCGCCAGCATGGGCAACTACATCTTCCGCAGCAAGGTGCTCGCCGAGTTGCTGGAGGTGGACGCGAAGACGGAGGGCTCGCAGCACGACTTCGGCAAGGACGTGCTGCCCCGCGCGCTGCGAGACGGCTATCACATCCAAACCTACGACTTCGCGAAGAACCCCATCCCCGGGCAGACGGGCCCCAACACGTACTGGCGCGACGTGGGGACGCTGGACGCGTACCACGAGGCGTCCATGGACCTGGTGTCCGTCAACCCGGAGTTCGACATCTTCAATGCCGAGTGGCCCCTGCGCACCGGCCACGAGTACAGCCCGCCGGCCAAGTTCGTCCACGAGTCGGGAGAGCGCGTGGGCCGCGCGCTCAACTCCATGGTGGCCGGAGGCTGCATCGTCTCCGGCGGCGTGGTGCGCGAGAGCATCCTCTTCCGCCGCGTGCGGGTGAACAGCTACGCGAAGGTGGAGCGCTCCGTCATCTTCGACGAGGTGGACATCGGCCGCCACGCGCAGGTGAAGAACACCATCATCGACAAGGGCGTGCGCGTGCCGCCCAACGCGAGGATTGGCTTCGACCTGGAGGCGGACAAGGCGCGTGGCTTCACCGTGACGGACTCCGGCATCGTCGTGGTGCCCAAGGGCTACCGCTTCGAGTAG
- a CDS encoding acyl carrier protein: MNESELEVLAEIRRIAADELECKGSVEPGHDLLRDLQLDSLGLTVLAVGLENRFRIRLSEEDAQEVRTVGDLAKLVAQRAAAAKAQDPQVPEVRP; the protein is encoded by the coding sequence GTGAATGAGTCCGAACTGGAAGTGCTGGCGGAGATCCGCCGCATCGCCGCCGACGAGCTGGAGTGCAAGGGCTCGGTGGAGCCGGGGCACGACCTCTTGAGGGACTTGCAGCTCGACAGCCTGGGGCTGACGGTGCTGGCGGTGGGGCTGGAGAACCGCTTCCGCATCCGCCTGTCCGAGGAGGACGCGCAGGAGGTCCGCACGGTGGGCGATTTGGCGAAGCTGGTGGCGCAGCGGGCCGCCGCGGCGAAGGCGCAGGACCCGCAGGTTCCCGAGGTGCGGCCGTGA
- a CDS encoding helix-turn-helix domain-containing protein: protein MSEKQRMEYWQETASRLFLGLRTEQKRRDEPFFGRLDHRETGSLSVTHLHSASQRVYRTEKEISRAPRECFFICMQLEGVCTVKQPRGREYQTRPGDVELLDGVRPGELSFDTAYRRVVILVPYAALRPRLVDPDKSIGSVLRASEGTGALVSAYVHAFAHNQVTEPAAGSLSDILVSLLAVGFNTMEDGARPDAASVREARRHAIRDYAERNLSDPALSPATVAAHFHCSTRYLHGLFAEAGESFMRWVLARRLARCRQALLDPALRERNIADIAFRWGFQDLSHFGRAFKAAFGMTPRECRAEVGGFRGASKSRRRPLRH, encoded by the coding sequence GTGTCCGAGAAGCAGCGGATGGAGTACTGGCAGGAAACGGCGAGCCGGCTGTTCCTCGGCCTGCGCACGGAGCAGAAGCGCAGGGACGAGCCGTTCTTCGGCAGGTTGGACCATCGGGAAACAGGTTCGTTGTCGGTGACGCACCTGCACTCGGCCTCGCAGCGGGTGTACCGGACCGAGAAGGAAATCTCCCGTGCTCCGCGCGAGTGCTTCTTCATCTGCATGCAGTTGGAGGGCGTCTGCACGGTGAAGCAGCCGCGGGGGCGGGAGTACCAGACGCGGCCGGGCGACGTGGAGTTGCTGGATGGAGTGCGGCCCGGGGAGCTCTCCTTCGACACCGCGTACCGCCGGGTGGTCATCCTCGTCCCGTATGCGGCGCTCCGGCCGAGGCTCGTCGACCCGGACAAGTCGATTGGGAGCGTGCTGCGGGCCTCGGAGGGCACGGGGGCTCTCGTGTCGGCGTACGTCCATGCCTTCGCGCACAACCAGGTGACCGAGCCGGCGGCGGGCTCGCTCTCGGACATCCTGGTGTCGCTGCTCGCGGTGGGCTTCAACACGATGGAAGATGGGGCACGGCCAGACGCGGCGAGCGTGCGCGAGGCGCGGCGGCATGCCATCAGGGATTACGCCGAGCGGAATCTCTCGGACCCGGCGCTGAGCCCGGCAACGGTGGCGGCGCATTTCCACTGCTCCACGCGCTACCTGCACGGGCTGTTCGCGGAAGCGGGCGAGTCCTTCATGCGCTGGGTGCTGGCACGGCGGCTGGCGCGGTGCAGGCAGGCGCTGCTCGACCCGGCGCTGCGGGAGCGGAACATCGCGGACATCGCCTTTCGGTGGGGGTTCCAGGACCTCTCGCACTTCGGCCGCGCGTTCAAGGCGGCGTTCGGCATGACGCCGCGCGAGTGCCGCGCGGAGGTGGGTGGGTTTCGCGGTGCCTCGAAGAGCCGGCGGCGGCCGTTGCGGCACTGA